Genomic DNA from Magnolia sinica isolate HGM2019 chromosome 4, MsV1, whole genome shotgun sequence:
GTAAATCCATGGATTGGGTCAAATCCAAACACTCTCCAAAACTAAAAGACTTGGTTGAACGACTTTCAGAATTGATAAAAGCTTAACTTTGCAATAAATGCTCTACCAGTGTAATAAATGCTCTCAAAATCTATGgattattaactaatattatAAAATGGTGGGCTTTTGTTTTTGCCAAATCCAACTCTGCATCCACGAATTTGATATGTTTGTAATTTACCAAATTCATATTCTACTTTCCTAATCCCAAATAGGGCCTCAAATAATTTAGGTGTCAGGTTGTTCTAAGTTTCAGAGTTAAATCTCACAACTGAAATCAAGATTCTGAATTTTTCTATTGAATTGTTGCCAAGTAGCAAAATTCAGATTGATCAAGATTGGAATTCAGCACGAATTTATCCTTCTACACATACCAAAACAATGTGGCCTGAGTACAGATATGGGTATTGGGGGATATTAGTATCTATGGATATGGGTTTTGAGTGTGGCAAGGGAGGGCCAGATTCTCATCCACAAGTCCTTAAAAGGACACTGTCGTTGTGAATGAGCCTGCTAGTTTAGGAATCTATACTCTGGGAAGACGAGGAGAAGAACAATAGAGTGAAAAAGGTTCCTCAAATGacagaattatatgatcctcaaccTGATGCAGCCTTGACTTTGTACCATTGAGGCTTATGGACAAGTGATCTATATAGTCGATTGCTTGGGACACAGCCTTAGTGGGCCCAAAATTTTTTATGAAaccatcctaacccttcaattgatGGCCTGAAGAAAgaagttaaaagaaaaagaaattgtgCACAATCAACAGAGAAAAAGCACAATAttggataggatcttccaatcaggaAGATTTCCCCCCCACAGCATATCCAAGTTTGGGGCCTATCATGAGGATCACtgggccatgggcctcacttatacaAACTCAAGATTCAAGGATACTACGTAGATCCTCAGGGCAAGGATCATATACTACCTCTCTACAAGGACCCTTATCCATGCCTGAATAAGAAAAGGGGAGAATAAGAAATTGCAAAACAAGCTCCTAGAAAGATCTCGTCCATATCCAAGTATTCAAGAATCCGattgggttaaccgttttttggATTTTGAGTAGCATAGCTAGCAACATATCCATACACCCAAATCCTACTAAAATGGTAAGCATTCTGCAAGGATGAAAAACCAACAGTTCCTCAGAAGCAAGAATTCCTACAAAATATAAGAGACAATAAATGAAATGGGCTACTATGAGAATTCTCAACAGGGGAAAAACAGGAAGTGCAATCTCCATGGATGACCACACCTGCAAGAAATCTATTTCCTTGTGTTCAGAGCATCACCTTCAGTCGATAGCAATCCATAGATTGCGCAGGCATGTTGATCTAAACAACCAATGCTCTTCACTGTATAGGATATGCAGCTTCAGCCAAATTTCAAAGAATGATATTTGGAACAGTCATCCATGTTTCCTGACCATTCATTTATGTCAAAACAGATTAATCTAAACATGATAGGAACAAAAAACATAAGGCTCTGcattaaaatgaaagaaaagtgtaGAGAAGGTTCCCCCTACGCCTCTTATTTATTGAGAAGAATGAAGTCCTAATTGAAGTGGGCCCAATAAGGAATACAAAGTCGCCCAAGCTGAAAATACAAACCCCATACTCTAGAGCATGTCATGTCATTAATGATTTTTTAGAGGATAACAAATAATTGAGGATTCAAATAACATTCCTTTACAGCTGTGAATTGGCTAGAATGAAACAAATTGATACAAATGGAACTATTGGTCGACCGAGAGCAACCGATATTATGAGTCGGTTTTTGTTCTGCTTTGTATTCCCGACATTCCCAATCAGTCGGCAACACTCCTGACCTCCAGGCATGTTGATCTAAACAACCAATGCTCTTCACTGTATAGGATATGCAGCTTCAGCCAAATTTCAAAGAATGATATTTGGAACAGTCATCCATGTTTCCTGACCATTCATTTATGTCAAAACAGATTAATCTAAACATGATAGGAACAAAAAACATAAGGCTCTGcattaaaatgaaagaaaagtgtaGAGAAGGTTCCCCCTACGCCTCTTATTTATTGAGAAGAATGAAGTCCTAATTGAAGTGGGCCCAATAAGGAATACAAAGTCGCCCAAGCTGAAAATACAAACCCCATACTCTAGAGCATGTCATGTCATTAATGATTTTTTAGAGGATAACAAATAATTGAGGATTCAAATAACATTCCTTTACAGCTGTGAATTGGCTAGAATGAAACAAATTGATACAAATGGAACTATTGGTCGACCGAGAGCAACCGATATTATGAGTCGGTTTTTGTTCTGCTTTGTATTCCCGACATTCCCAATCAGTCGGCAACACTCCTGACCTCCAGGCATGTTGATCTAAACAACCAATGCTCTTCACTGTATAGGATATGCAGCTTCAGCCAAATTTCAAAGAATGATATTTGGAACAGTCATCCATGTTTCCTGACCATTCATTTATGTCAAAACAGATTAATCTAAACATGATAGGAACAAAAAACATAAGGCTCTGcattaaaatgaaagaaaagtgtaGAGAAGGTTCCCCCTACGCCTCTTATTTATTGAGAAGAATGAAGTCCTAATTGAAGTGGGCCCAATAAGGAATACAAAGTCGCCCAAGCTGAAAATACAAACCCCATACTCTAGAGCATGTCATGTCATTAATGATTTTTTAGAGGATAACAAATAATTGAGGATTCAAATAACATTCCTTTACAGCTGTGAATTGGCTAGAATGAAACAAATTGATACAAATGGAACTATTGGTCGACCGAGAGCAACCGATATTATGAGTCGGTTTTTGTTCTGCTTTGTATTCCCGACATTCCCAATCAGTCGGCAACACTCCTGACCTCCAGCATCCACACTATTTTGGGTTGGATGGATCAAATGTTTTTGAATATAGAAAATGCATTAGAACCCATGACTTCTGGTAATTGGGGCCCATGTGTTAGTTTCTAGTTCCCAAGGATGGCACCACTCGCTAGTGCCAAGAAGCAAGATATGTTTCGGAGGAAAATGGGAACCTGCTTAATGGGTGTTGTGCTTTTTCAATCCACCACAAATGCAAAATGCTGCCAGCTGCTATTTGGCAGTGCATCCAAATGCTACCTCAATGAAAGTGGAGGTCTTGGCGAACATCAAATATCATCACTAGGACAATGAAATCCCATGAGAAAGACACTCATTAATTGCTACACAAGCACCGTGGGATTGAAATTCACGTAATTAAGAGTGTGATTGGCCTAGACACACTTAAAAAAAACTCAACAAGTCATCAGGAGAATCATTTGAACTAAATCTACTTCGGGCGCGTTTGCAAAATATCTTGAAATTCCATGACATTTGGTCCCACCGAAAACACCCTTAAGTAGAAGTCTATTTCAAGCCATATAGTAGATTTAGGGACTGTTTGGATGTATACCAAAATGCAGTGAATATGCATTTGCTCATTCTAGGGCCACTTGGTGCATCCCTTAGAACGCAGATGGAAATAGGTGCTATATGTCCCCTGTTTACATGATgatgtagtactccattctcatcGCATTGGCATTCCAAGGCATCAAAACTATCGTCGAGGCTGCTAAAAGGCCAAGACCCACGTTGAGAAATCTCCTCTTTGTAGAAGAATTCCATTCCAACTGGGATTTGGAttctggagaagaagaagaaggttggcATGAAACAGAAGGGTTTTGATTTGAATTGAGAAGGAAAGATAGAGGTTTGGATGGAATGGGAAGCATTGCAAAGgccaatatctttttttttttttttttcaaaatataaatttattCCCTCCTGTCTGGAGTTGGTGGGTTGCCGAGATTTTGTTATGAGTTACCGGTAATCATTTCTCCCTCTAATACATCATTTCTGTTAGCCTAAACTCATTATGTATTTGAGATTGACAACTCTAATAAATAATTGCTATAATCTAAAATTAAATGAATTCATTTTTAGGCTTCTGCCAAACAGGGTTATTGCAATGAACCCGGCCAAGGGTTGGACCTAGCCTGGCTCTAGTTCCCCTCGGCTTTGGACCTGGCCCAGCCCTAGTGTTAATTGGGCAGAGAAGGCCCAAGACCTATACAAGTGGGATGGTCCAGAATTAGCAGTTAGCACTATAAGAAAAGGtgttaaatgatcaaaggtttgaaattgctattaaaaaaaaaatagcatttgTTTCACATCTATAACAACTTAAATCATTGAAACATAATACTAAATCTAACAAGTGTCTTTAAATTACACATCTGCAATTAAATGAAAATTACTTATGAGTGTATTTAGATCAACCACTCTTTAAACCGCCAGCTCCTGACTAGGCCATTCATGATTGACCAAATCCTTCGTAGCTCAGGCACCAAGCCTCAATTACAAGACAAGGACTGGTGGCCTTTGGGCTAAGTATAAGAAAAATGTCCCAAGCGCAAGTTGTAGATGATCATGATCATTTTTGGCTTCCAATGTGAAACATGAGACAGCCCACCAATGAGTagatggatctcatgaaagttccacccatgTGGTGTTAGGTCAGGGAAGTGACTGTGAAAGATACTGGTAGGATGGCTCCTTCCCTTtctatgaaggaaaaaaaacttTGAAACGCTGGTAGAGCATGATTGATGATACCAGGCACTTAGAAGTAGCAAATACAGGCATGCAAGTTGTCAAATTAAGTCGTCCAAGTAATGTTGTCCTGTGTATGTATATCAAGAATGAAACAATTGAAATCAAGCTGTTAATCATGCTCTAATGTTCTTAAAATACTCCTGACTTCTTTTAAAATGTCTTTTCTTTTATCAGGTACCATAAAAAACTAATTAAGGGGGGGCGTCATTACTTCTTGTATTATATTGATATTCCAATACTCTCAAAGCAGGGAGAGTTAGAATGCTGATAGTTGCATTGGGTCATTGAGACAGTCCAACCAAGTTTAGAATCATCTCAAGAGTTGCCATGGGAAAATCACAATCCATTCATGATTTGGCCTTATAAAGTGATCCATATATGATGGGCCGTGATAAATACATAGAGCAAATTAGATTGAGCTTATTTTTGGGTAAACTGTGATTATTGTCAATATTTAATACTATTGATCGGATGGTTAAGATTAGTGTGACTTTTGCAGGGTAGTCCATGCAATGGCCCTTCAACCTGGTGAACGGTTGAGATTAATGGATTACGCTGTCTAAATGAACGGTAGTACAGCTAGGAACCCATGACTAATGGGGCTCTTGGAGCACGGGTACATTTCTCCTCCATAATGAATAATGATATGCACTAGCCTGATTAATGTAGGCGGGGAGGTGGGTAAATTTCATTAGATCCAACCCTTCATCAAGTCCATtgatgaacccaaaaatcatgacgATCCAAAatctaggtaggccacaccacaggtgaTGGTGTAGAACGTCCACTACTGATTTATCCAATCCTCTCATCTAACTTGGCTCACTAGGATGAAAGCATTCGTAAAAATTCATgcagggtgtttgatgaaatgcctacgtAACACTCTTATTAATTTGCATTGGAAGTGTAAGAGATTAAAGATGCAATTTATACGTTTGCTAAAATGGCGCTCAGGATAATACTCAACTTGAGCTGACCTCAGCTGTAGACCAAACCAAGCCAAGCCGGCAAATCAAGCTTGAAGACTGGGCCAGCCGAATTCGAGCAGAGGTTGGCCACCGGCCAAGCTGTGCCAaactcaactcatgtacaactctagagGTGAGTAAGTTTCATTagatccaaccattcatcaagtCCGCTAATGACCCCAAAATTACGAAGATACAAAATCTAAGTAGGCCACATTATAAGAGATGGTATGGAACGTCCATTgatttgtgtagggcccacagtaCTGTCTATATTTTATCCAATCCTTTCATCTAACTTGGTTCATCAGGATGAAAGCATTCCCAAAAACCATGCTactccaaaactcagatgggtcaTAATATGCGACTCGTTTAGGTAGAATTCCCTACGGTTGGCCCAACTTGAtgctgaatcagcctgatttttgggatcaagggaAAACAAGGGGTGTTTtacccgatggacggagtggatttcatgaagCTTTCACAGAAACGTTAAGCACACTCCTGGAGGAGTTTACCAAAAAGAAGAAGCTCCACTTGCCTCTTGGACCAGCGGTCACAAGACTCACTACTTAGAACTCAATGAGAGACGTTGAGAAGGGGGCCACCCACTatagaaacttccagatggaatgGGGTCCGCATGTAgcttatatttcatccaaccaaACCATCATGTGCACCTTCCTAGGATACACCGAATCTTAAGAGGTTGCAATACTCAGGTGGGAATTCAACAAGTTAATTTATAGTTATGAGACCTGACTGTACATTGCTCCTTGTGTGCTACTTGAGTTTTGACAGGGATGGTTCTCTGGATGGACGGTGCACGTGAGGAGGGGtaccagatgcacggtttggattccacatgaatatcatgggtgggcccccaCACAGCCCGTACCTATGATAATCACCATATATGCAAACGCTTCACAAATTCACAATCACTCCCCGGATGCATTCGGATGGAGCATAGCCCAATATCAAAACGATTGAAGCTATCCTAGCCATTGAATTTATCAGAACTGAACAAACGGCTGAAAGTAAAGTGATCAGTGTTATAAATCCAAGGAACGAATGGCCCAGATAGGATCATTCGAttagtgtgattttcattctCGATCCATACTCAATGCGGCTAGAATTATGTGGTCTGGATCTGAGTCCATTTATGCCATGTGTACGGCTGATGACTCACCACCATTTTTTCAAATAACGTGGTGACCTGTCATCAGAATCTATAGCTGATCCCTCAAAACCCCAAAATTGCCACCGCGGTATGCACCTCCCCACACGCAGCACACGTACCAACGAGGCTGGCCCACCAATCAAATGGACCATCGCAATAAACGAAGAATCGACGGTTCGTAAAAGCTTACCGACGCCGTGTACAACGTACCTAATTTTTGCGTGATTCGAAACGTCTACAATACTACAATACTGCTTTACGCAGCGCAAAAAAAACCCAACTCTGTGGGGCAGACCACATtgtacatgtaaaatccactccgtccatcatattCTATCCTCGATAGTAGATGCCAGCATAAAAAATAAACCAGAACCAcaactcaaataggccacaccacagggaacaatgggaaGGATTTCCAACCATAGGTTGTCTGTGGGCCgtcatggtgtgtatctttcatcgaaATTGTTAATTAGGTGTAACTCACCACAAtgagaaaaatattttaaaatagcctgattcaaaactttgttgGGCCAACTTAGAGGTTTTAGGGGCAATTTTACACTATTTCCATTGATGTGTCCCACCTCAGTTTTCGATCAGACTGATCTCTTGTATTTACGGTGTAAACAATGCTTCTAACCTGATGGGCGGATTGAATTTTACAAAAAAGAAATATTTTAATACTCTGGCACAGTGTAATGGATGATAAGCAGGGAGTTAAATATTATTAATTgtcatacaaataattcaaattaaaccgtccaaaataTGGGCACTAGTTTAGATGTGTCATGAACGAATGTTAATTTGATTGTGGAAATATTAGATTACTAGATTTTTATGGACGGTGCAGTTGAAAATGATCCAATTTTCTTATTTCGAAAAACAAGGGTCCACTAATtgaaggttaggatttttctaacaaCGTCATTTTCATACTGTGATGACAATTGGTTCCACAATTTAATCGGTTTAGTTTGGGTTAACAAACACCACGTGTACCCTTtctcagtgcctgcgtatcaagcgtcatacgcggACGGATTATCAAATAACTCCCGCtttacacatacaacatggttggCACCTGTCGGGCGTTTCGGGTTTTGTGGACAATTCGGGTCCGTTCATCTCAACGATGGggaccacatgatgaacaacATCTCGGATGTGCAAGAAACATGCGAGGTGGGCACGTGTAAAGTTGCATGCgcacatgtggggccctccttccaTGGAAGACCAAACAAAGGGAATCGTAAGAAGCGAGCCACCAGCAGGGAGTGAAAATCGGGCCTTCGCCATTTCCGAACCGAAATTCCTTGGCTCGAGGAATTACAGGCattaaagagagaaagagagaccctttcctttctctctcctaATTCATCGCGCCGTTTGTCTCTTCCCTCATCACCCTCTTCTCCAAACCCCTCGTTtttagccctctctctctctctgttggaaataagaagaaaagaagatatggGTAGGGTGAAACTGGAGATAAAGAGAATAGAAAACAACACAAATAGACAGGTTACGTTCTCAAAGAGAAGGAATGGACTCATTAAAAAGGCATATGAGCTCTCTATCTTATGTGATATCGATATTGCTCTTATCATGTTCTCTCCCTCTGGTCGTCTCAGCCACTTCTCCGGCAAGAGAAGGTTcctttcttttgaatttttactTAATTATAGAAACCAattaagaaaatgaaaacaaagaaacccctattttatttttaattcatttctcatttggttttttttttttgatatatgGGTGTTTGTTTTTgaattggatttatttatttatttatttgtaggaTTGAAGAGGTGCTTACTCGTTACATAAATCTTCCAGATCATGATAGAGGAGGgtatgtattgattttgattttgattttttgatatatGGTGTGTGGACTGGATTGGATTGGACAAATGGATTCATGTAAAAAAAATTTTCATGGTTTGTGTAGGGCTGTTCAAAATAGAGAGGTAAACAGGAGCTGATACTCTACATGCTTGATGAATTAGGGTTtgggaaatgaaagaaaatagaagaaaatctcatattatttttaattatatatttttgcATGCAAACACCGCGTGTACATGCAGTATTTGATCCGGACCTTAAAGAAACTGAAGTGCGAAAGCGACATGGCCGCTCAACTAGCAAAGTttgttttttctctctctctctctcaattccttttcatatttatattttctatacCTTTCTCTTTATACAAAGTTTATATGGAACCGACCTCGATGGTTCCACGTCATTGAATCCGTCAATCACGTGCTTCCATAGCGTTTTCGTTGGCGCCCGTAaaggaacagttgggatggaaTGTCCACCGTTTCGACATTATGTGAGGGCCCACCGTGTTTTATATATTCCATACTATCCCTTCCGAACATATCCTCACAAGTGTGAATGGCCCGACGTGAATTCAGAGGTTTGAGATATAACTTtgcatggtgtggctcacatgagtctTGTAACGGCCAATTTTGGTTCCAAACAAGATGGATTCGGACTGTTTAGTGTAGCACGCAGCATTTCTTTGACACCTTGTGCTGCTGAAAAAGTTCTatgagcccaccatgatctatatgttttattcacaaaatccatccattttgcatctcattttaagttgtgttttcaaaaaataatgaagatctaaatctcagcaCAAGATATAATAGTGATTGAACTCTCACTATTCAAACTTTCCAAAGgccattataatatttatttttcattcattgattaggtcacacagctggatgaagtaaaacacacatatcaaTGTAATTCAAAACTTTTACAGCCCCCAAGTCTTTGATAGTGGGcgtcaccattgtttcttatagtgtggttcaGTTGAGATTCGATTGTGCCTAGTTTTTTATATCAGCTTATTATTTGCTTATTTTAGTTTATATGGCTAAAgagactttttttaaaaataataattatttaatcTGTTTTGTACCAGTCCGGGAGCCGTTAGCTCTAACGTGGAGGTAAGAAATCTCTTAGCCTACTGTTAATATCATTTTATCAAAATCAGCCTACTGTTAATATCATTTTAtcaaaatcagcaccatccaacttCAATCTTTAATTATctgggtttatttatttatttattttgttaatttAAATCAGGAGCTCCAACAAGAAATCAGTAGGTTTCAACACCAGATACAGATGGCCGAGGAAAGGCTAAGGTCggcatctttctttcttttttacgaaaataaaaataaaatcaattgtattctAGTGAGAAATGTTCGGGTGCCCGTTGAGAGCATGGGACACGTGGACAGTACGGTAGACCAATCTGGACTGTCTGTTAAGTCGAACCAATCTTCATGGATCACCGTGTACAAGTAGCATCAACCACAGCCGCAAGATGGTATGCTTACGGAAATTTTCTATATCTTGCTTTGTTAGGATTTTTGAACCAGACCCTCTGAAGATCACATCCATAGGTGAGTTCGAGTCGTGCGAAAAATTCCTTTTGGACGCTTTGACGCGTATCACACAAAGAAAGGTCAGTCCATTACAGTGGCATGGCATCGTTCAAGGGTTTATATTAGGGATTTTGATTAAAGTAGCATTGTGTTATTGTCAAACGTCCATGAAATCAATTTtagtttttaactgtccattagaTGACTACCAGTAAGTTTATTACAATATCCGGGTCCTTACTTTTACtgcggtggtagactcttaggagtttcaacacctggttgagggttggAGTACCTatcaggtggtgaaatcccaccatggcgtgagtgtgtggtgatgtgtgcgtgtgtacaaaaaaaaaaagtttattacAATATCCCgtcagttcaaaatttttgtaCCAAGCCCCCATCCGCAGCATCCACAGATTATTCTACTTGTGGGACGTGAGCAGGAACATGAATCCTACCCTGCTAGAGTATCTTATAGTTCTCTCTTTTAAGTTGATTAAAATGTAGAAATTGGCAATCTTTTCATatatgtttgtttgtttttttttggcaGAAATATTTATTGAGCAACCATCTATCATCCTATGATCCCTCGAGTATACAGGTAAAactgaaggaaagaaaaaaaaggaaaaaaagaaagaaaagagaacacGTGGAgtatcgagctgtgtggggcccaccatgatgtgtgagtgcTATCCATAGGTAGGCCACTCTGTGGTGAGTCCTACTTGAGTTTCGGATTGGGATGATTCTAATGTATGTTGAGGAGGCCCCTCACCATATTCATGGTTTGGATCTACGTGCACATcactgatgggccccacacgacTGGAATGCATGGGAATTATCATACGTTGGAAGGTGTGGGGTCATCCACTCCAGGGAAATTAAGCTTCGTTTCTATAAAGATAGAAATGGGATAGGTGTTGGATTTATGGCATATATTAATTAAAGAtgcttaattaattaaaaaataattatgataATGAAATGCAGATGTATTTGGATTCACAAGAAGGAATGCCAAACTCATTTGAAAGCGAGGTCGTAAATTGGCTGCCCGACAATGCCCACAACCCCGGCCACTCGTTCGTTGGATCTGACCCTTTGATTCCCCTCAGGTCTATACTCTCTCTATTATTAGGTTGATCaaacgatcctaaccatccaattaaaatTGATGGTTCCAAATAATTGATCTGGGGTTTAAATTGGAAGTACGAAAGATGGATGGTCAAAATTTCATTCGTGTGGGTTTTgtgtcatggcccaccgaagCAAGCACATGATTTGGACAATGCCTGTGTACGGCCATGAATCTTATCTTACCCATTCGATAACATCGTGATCTAGCACAATGGACAGTGGGACATGGAATGTTCAATTAATTAATCCAGACTTTTCATTATGTCCAGTTATCAGATCATCCTCACCGTTCAAATCTTAACCTTCTTTTTGCAGCCATCCATCTTCCATGCaacggatgggatggttaggatcatcggaTCAGAATCATTGATTAGAATCAACCCATGATAGTCCCACCCTAATGGATGTTTCAAAATCCGATTGGGcctcttgaccgtccattttgtacCCTATTGATTGGACTGTCCTCTTGGTTTG
This window encodes:
- the LOC131242205 gene encoding agamous-like MADS-box protein AGL104 isoform X1, translating into MGRVKLEIKRIENNTNRQVTFSKRRNGLIKKAYELSILCDIDIALIMFSPSGRLSHFSGKRRIEEVLTRYINLPDHDRGGAVQNREYLIRTLKKLKCESDMAAQLANPGAVSSNVEELQQEISRFQHQIQMAEERLRIFEPDPLKITSIGEFESCEKFLLDALTRITQRKKYLLSNHLSSYDPSSIQMYLDSQEGMPNSFESEVVNWLPDNAHNPGHSFVGSDPLIPLRDHSMSIYDPLSHGPSLHVDPRTGECHVSNENDGNLRGWQQAYTSSELLSSLIPSPSFPLIQHGMAGPDMPPIMSREQVETPSSCSHVPATDEGATYESHVAELNVD
- the LOC131242205 gene encoding agamous-like MADS-box protein AGL104 isoform X2 — its product is MRTCGALLPWKTKQRIEEVLTRYINLPDHDRGGAVQNREYLIRTLKKLKCESDMAAQLANPGAVSSNVEELQQEISRFQHQIQMAEERLRIFEPDPLKITSIGEFESCEKFLLDALTRITQRKKYLLSNHLSSYDPSSIQMYLDSQEGMPNSFESEVVNWLPDNAHNPGHSFVGSDPLIPLRDHSMSIYDPLSHGPSLHVDPRTGECHVSNENDGNLRGWQQAYTSSELLSSLIPSPSFPLIQHGMAGPDMPPIMSREQVETPSSCSHVPATDEGATYESHVAELNVD